The following proteins come from a genomic window of Bactrocera tryoni isolate S06 chromosome 1, CSIRO_BtryS06_freeze2, whole genome shotgun sequence:
- the LOC120782492 gene encoding chloride channel protein 2 isoform X3, which produces MKFPTNTNSAQMESLLTVPSLTHVKVHPMRTASNASSIGRPNGNSAAGIDDPDEDESGLGYTHTLMYGRYTKDLGEFAKDEARKLKLLEKRRKQEDKQRNKELLGKRSSRMLKVSSWIWKRTFARLGEDWVFLALLGVIMAFVSYVVDKGINICTNARVWLYRDLTSQPITQYFAWVSLPVCLILFSAGFVHLVAPQSIGSGIPEMKTILRGVALKEYLTFKTLVAKVVGLTATLGSGMPLGKEGPFCHIASIVAQLLSKLVTSFQGIYENESRNSEMLAAACAVGVGSCFAAPVGGVLFSIEVTTTYFAVRNYWRGFFAAVCGATVFRLLAVWFHNADTVRAIFLTNFTTEFPFDPQELFVFALMGVVSGVGGAAYVWVHRRYVLFMRSNKKMNKFLQKNRFLYPGFLALLVSTLSFPLGPGQFIAGELSTHEQVTQLFSNFTWSRDDLTVEQAAIVTHWVTSYTNIFINLSIYIVFTFFISIVASTIPVPSGIFIPVFKIGASLGRLIGESMHLWFPNGVRYGGRLSPIIPGGYAVVGAAAFSGAVTHTVSVAVIIFEMTGQITHVVPVMIAVLIANAIAALLQPSMYDSIILIKKLPYLPDLLPSSSAMYSIYVEDFMVRDVKYIWHGISYQKLKEVLKANKTLRSLPLVDSHENMILLGSVQRYELIKMIEKHIGREKRMEVAQKWQKEAEERAREEEKKKQEAELRVRRPSRFEVLPAPDILSLRQIANDEMLPPKQRQESFTNNVGPRKSILKKTNSFNLKTYAPTSPHSPNITPYTTITGTEHRIRSAFEAIFRKSNTLQDVQPDPDATSITPAVSANEVPLVQRAPSISKKVQLQAQNTTESAPLEHKPTPPDTPDSIKSNIFSQLAPNSPGPSKKFKKNNCIRPRSLSSSPVHAKVKMKLANTRWDQAMLPPPPKKGILRKSHSTTDCSNHRTNAIKWNTLTDNTHAMTDKDEPKAMSMKKAKSVTLPRERVIDMSPEDQKKWEMEEMSKSIDLEKASVNIDPSPFQLVERTSILKVHSLFSMVGINHAYVTKIGRLVGVVGLKELRKAIEDINSNNFVVQNQIKDDIEADHGSAVEKPLLAPPLPLSPHATSDKEVNTTVTSMDSALSHSDNCSDIEMEHMKGESSGEEQSQHQQDNTTQYNQQTYTHTATTTTTGTPSTTKSNNEP; this is translated from the exons ATGTATGGCCGCTATACCAAAGATTTAGGAGAATTTGCCAAAGATGAAGCCAGAAAACTCAAATTACTCGAGAAACGCCGAAAGCAAGAAGACAAACAAAGGAACAAG GAATTGCTGGGCAAACGTTCGTCGCGCATGCTAAAAGTCTCATCATGGATATGGAAACGTACATTTGCGCGCCTCGGCGAAGATTGGGTATTCTTAGCGCTGCTGGGTGTCATAATGGCCTTCGTATCGTATGTGGTGGACAAAGGCATCAATATTTGTACAAATG CGCGGGTGTGGCTCTATCGCGATCTCACCTCCCAGCCGATCACACAGTATTTCGCGTGGGTCTCACTGCCGGTCTGTTTGATACTCTTCTCAGCCGGCTTTGTGCATCTCGTTGCGCCGCAAAGTATAG GTTCGGGTATACCTGAAATGAAAACGATTCTGCGTGGCGTTGCGCTGAAAGAGTATCTCACATTTAAGACATTGGTGGCCAAGGTTGTTGGTTTAACGGCAACTTTGGGCAGTGGTATGCCATTAGGAAAGGAA GGTCCTTTCTGTCACATAGCAAGTATTGTAGCACAATTATTAAGTAAGCTCGTCACATCATTCCAAGGCATCTATGAGAATGAGTCTCGCAATTCGGAGATGTTGGCCGCAGCGTGTGCGGTCGGCGTGGGTTCGTGTTTTGCCGCGCCCGTCGGTG GTGTACTGTTTAGTATCGAGGTAACGACCACTTATTTTGCGGTGCGTAATTATTGGCGTGGCTTCTTTGCGGCTGTCTGCGGTGCAACGGTGTTTCGTCTTTTGGCTGTTTGGTTCCACAATGCGGACACAGTGCGTGCGATATTTCTCACAAATTTCACCACCGAATTCCCTTTCGATCCGCAGGAGTTGTTCGTATTTGCCCTAATGGG CGTTGTCTCCGGTGTTGGTGGCGCTGCCTACGTTTGGGTACATCGCCGCTATGTGCTCTTCATGCGTTCGAATAAGAAGATGAACAAATTTCTGCAAAAGAA TCGCTTCCTCTATCCGGGCTTTCTGGCGCTGCTTGTCTCTACACTCTCATTTCCATTAGGACCCGGTCAATTTATCGCTGGCGAATTAAGCACACATGAACAAGTCACACAGTTATTCAGCAATTTCACGTGGTCACGTGACGATCTCACTGTGGAACAGGCGGCCATAGTTACGCATTGGGTCACCAGTTACACCAACATATTCATCAATCTTTCCATATACATTGTGTTCACT tttttcatttcCATTGTAGCCTCAACCATACCAGTGCCTTCCGGTATTTTCATACCCGTATTTAAAATCGGCGCCAGTTTGGGTCGTCTCATTGGTGAGAGCATGCATTTGTGGTTCCCGAACGGCGTGCGCTACGGCGGTCGCCTATCGCCCATCATACCCGGCGGTTACGCAGTTGTTGGTGCGGCGGCATTTTCCGGCGCCGTGACGCATACCGTTTCGGTAGCGGTAATCATCTTCGAGATGACCGGCCAGATAACGCACGTTGTACCGGTGATGATCGCAGTGTTAATAGCGAACGCCATTGCAGCCCTTCTACAACCGTCCATGTACGACAGCATTATATTGATTAAGAAGCTGCCGTATCTGCCCGATTTGCTGCCGTCCAGTTCGGCGATGTACAGTATTTATGTGGAGGATTTTATGGTACGAGATGTGAAGTACATCTGGCATGGCATTTCGTATCAAAAACTCAAGGAGGTGCTGAAGGCGAACAAAACGCTACGATCTCTACCGCTGGTCGATAGTCACGAGAATATGATACTGCTCGGCTCTGTGCAACGTTATGAATTGATCAAAATGATCGAGAAGCATATCGGACGTGAGAAACGCATGGAGGTGGCACAAAAGTGGCAAAAGGAGGCAGAAGAACG CGCGCGCGAAGAAGAGAAGAAAAAACAGGAGGCCGAGTTGAGAGTTCGTCGTCCGTCACGTTTCGAAGTACTGCCCGCACCCGATATACTCAGTCTACGTCAAATCGCCAACGATGAAATGCTGCCGCCCAAACAACGTCAGGAGTCATTCACTAACAACGTGGGACCACGCAAATCCATTTTAAAAAAGACAAACTCATTCAATCTAAAAACCTATGCACCTACCTCACCGCACAGCCCGAACATTACGCCCTACACCACCATCACTGGCACTGAGCATCGCATACGCTCCGCCTTCGAAGCGATCTTTCGCAAATCGAACACACTGCAGGATGTCCAACCGGATCCGGATGCTACCAGCATAACGCCGGCGGTCAGCGCCAACGAAGTGCCACTCGTACAGCGTGCCCCCAGCATTTCGAAGAAGGTTCAATTG CAAGCACAAAATACTACGGAGTCTGCGCCTCTCGAGCATAAG CCAACACCTCCGGATACGCCGGATAGCATAAAAAGcaatatattt TCCCAATTAGCTCCCAATTCTCCGGGTCCATCGAAGaagtttaagaaaaataacTGCATT CGACCGCGAAGCTTAAGCTCATCGCCAGTCCATGCCAAAGTTAAAATGAAGTTAGCGAACACAAGATGGGATCAAGCGATGTTGCCACCACCGCCAAAAAAAGGCATACTCCGAAAGTCACACTCGACGACAGATTGTTCCAATCACCGAACAAACGCAATCAAATGGAATACACTCACGGATAACACCCATGCAATGACGGATAAGGATGAGCCAAAA GCAATGAGTATGAAAAAGGCGAAATCGGTGACCTTG ccACGTGAACGCGTGATCGATATGTCGCCGGAAGATCAGAAGAAATGGGAAATGGAAGAAATGTCCAAGTCCATCGATCTGGAGAAGGCCAGTGTAAATATCGATCCATCGCCATTTCAACTGGTCGAACGCACCTCGATACTCAAAGTTCATTCGCTTTTCTCAATGGTTGGCATAAATCATGCCTATGTGACGAAAATCGGACGCCTAGTGGGTGTTGTGGGTCTGAAAGAG CTGCGCAAAGCTATTGAGGACATCAATAGCAATAATTTCGTAgtacaaaatcaaataaaagacGATATTGAAGCCGATCATGGTTCGGCTGTTGAGAAGCCATTATTGGCGCCACCATTGCCGCTGTCACCGCATGCCACCAGTGACAAGGAGGTTAACACCACGGTGACCTCCATGGACTCAGCACTCTCACATTCGGATAATTGCTCTGACATTGAAATGGAGCATATGAAGGGCGAGAGTAGCGGCGAAGAACAATCACAACACCAACAAGATAACACAACACAATACAAtcaacaaacatacacacatacagccacaacaacaacaacgggcACACCATCAACAACTAAGTCGAACAATGAGCCATAG
- the LOC120782492 gene encoding chloride channel protein 2 isoform X4 — protein sequence MKPENSNYSRNAESKKTNKGTSAGKYLQELLGKRSSRMLKVSSWIWKRTFARLGEDWVFLALLGVIMAFVSYVVDKGINICTNARVWLYRDLTSQPITQYFAWVSLPVCLILFSAGFVHLVAPQSIGSGIPEMKTILRGVALKEYLTFKTLVAKVVGLTATLGSGMPLGKEGPFCHIASIVAQLLSKLVTSFQGIYENESRNSEMLAAACAVGVGSCFAAPVGGVLFSIEVTTTYFAVRNYWRGFFAAVCGATVFRLLAVWFHNADTVRAIFLTNFTTEFPFDPQELFVFALMGVVSGVGGAAYVWVHRRYVLFMRSNKKMNKFLQKNRFLYPGFLALLVSTLSFPLGPGQFIAGELSTHEQVTQLFSNFTWSRDDLTVEQAAIVTHWVTSYTNIFINLSIYIVFTFFISIVASTIPVPSGIFIPVFKIGASLGRLIGESMHLWFPNGVRYGGRLSPIIPGGYAVVGAAAFSGAVTHTVSVAVIIFEMTGQITHVVPVMIAVLIANAIAALLQPSMYDSIILIKKLPYLPDLLPSSSAMYSIYVEDFMVRDVKYIWHGISYQKLKEVLKANKTLRSLPLVDSHENMILLGSVQRYELIKMIEKHIGREKRMEVAQKWQKEAEERAREEEKKKQEAELRVRRPSRFEVLPAPDILSLRQIANDEMLPPKQRQESFTNNVGPRKSILKKTNSFNLKTYAPTSPHSPNITPYTTITGTEHRIRSAFEAIFRKSNTLQDVQPDPDATSITPAVSANEVPLVQRAPSISKKVQLQAQNTTESAPLEHKPTPPDTPDSIKSNIFSQLAPNSPGPSKKFKKNNCIRPRSLSSSPVHAKVKMKLANTRWDQAMLPPPPKKGILRKSHSTTDCSNHRTNAIKWNTLTDNTHAMTDKDEPKAMSMKKAKSVTLPRERVIDMSPEDQKKWEMEEMSKSIDLEKASVNIDPSPFQLVERTSILKVHSLFSMVGINHAYVTKIGRLVGVVGLKELRKAIEDINSNNFVVQNQIKDDIEADHGSAVEKPLLAPPLPLSPHATSDKEVNTTVTSMDSALSHSDNCSDIEMEHMKGESSGEEQSQHQQDNTTQYNQQTYTHTATTTTTGTPSTTKSNNEP from the exons ATGAAGCCAGAAAACTCAAATTACTCGAGAAACGCCGAAAGCAAGAAGACAAACAAAGGAACAAG TGCTGGGAAATATTTACAGGAATTGCTGGGCAAACGTTCGTCGCGCATGCTAAAAGTCTCATCATGGATATGGAAACGTACATTTGCGCGCCTCGGCGAAGATTGGGTATTCTTAGCGCTGCTGGGTGTCATAATGGCCTTCGTATCGTATGTGGTGGACAAAGGCATCAATATTTGTACAAATG CGCGGGTGTGGCTCTATCGCGATCTCACCTCCCAGCCGATCACACAGTATTTCGCGTGGGTCTCACTGCCGGTCTGTTTGATACTCTTCTCAGCCGGCTTTGTGCATCTCGTTGCGCCGCAAAGTATAG GTTCGGGTATACCTGAAATGAAAACGATTCTGCGTGGCGTTGCGCTGAAAGAGTATCTCACATTTAAGACATTGGTGGCCAAGGTTGTTGGTTTAACGGCAACTTTGGGCAGTGGTATGCCATTAGGAAAGGAA GGTCCTTTCTGTCACATAGCAAGTATTGTAGCACAATTATTAAGTAAGCTCGTCACATCATTCCAAGGCATCTATGAGAATGAGTCTCGCAATTCGGAGATGTTGGCCGCAGCGTGTGCGGTCGGCGTGGGTTCGTGTTTTGCCGCGCCCGTCGGTG GTGTACTGTTTAGTATCGAGGTAACGACCACTTATTTTGCGGTGCGTAATTATTGGCGTGGCTTCTTTGCGGCTGTCTGCGGTGCAACGGTGTTTCGTCTTTTGGCTGTTTGGTTCCACAATGCGGACACAGTGCGTGCGATATTTCTCACAAATTTCACCACCGAATTCCCTTTCGATCCGCAGGAGTTGTTCGTATTTGCCCTAATGGG CGTTGTCTCCGGTGTTGGTGGCGCTGCCTACGTTTGGGTACATCGCCGCTATGTGCTCTTCATGCGTTCGAATAAGAAGATGAACAAATTTCTGCAAAAGAA TCGCTTCCTCTATCCGGGCTTTCTGGCGCTGCTTGTCTCTACACTCTCATTTCCATTAGGACCCGGTCAATTTATCGCTGGCGAATTAAGCACACATGAACAAGTCACACAGTTATTCAGCAATTTCACGTGGTCACGTGACGATCTCACTGTGGAACAGGCGGCCATAGTTACGCATTGGGTCACCAGTTACACCAACATATTCATCAATCTTTCCATATACATTGTGTTCACT tttttcatttcCATTGTAGCCTCAACCATACCAGTGCCTTCCGGTATTTTCATACCCGTATTTAAAATCGGCGCCAGTTTGGGTCGTCTCATTGGTGAGAGCATGCATTTGTGGTTCCCGAACGGCGTGCGCTACGGCGGTCGCCTATCGCCCATCATACCCGGCGGTTACGCAGTTGTTGGTGCGGCGGCATTTTCCGGCGCCGTGACGCATACCGTTTCGGTAGCGGTAATCATCTTCGAGATGACCGGCCAGATAACGCACGTTGTACCGGTGATGATCGCAGTGTTAATAGCGAACGCCATTGCAGCCCTTCTACAACCGTCCATGTACGACAGCATTATATTGATTAAGAAGCTGCCGTATCTGCCCGATTTGCTGCCGTCCAGTTCGGCGATGTACAGTATTTATGTGGAGGATTTTATGGTACGAGATGTGAAGTACATCTGGCATGGCATTTCGTATCAAAAACTCAAGGAGGTGCTGAAGGCGAACAAAACGCTACGATCTCTACCGCTGGTCGATAGTCACGAGAATATGATACTGCTCGGCTCTGTGCAACGTTATGAATTGATCAAAATGATCGAGAAGCATATCGGACGTGAGAAACGCATGGAGGTGGCACAAAAGTGGCAAAAGGAGGCAGAAGAACG CGCGCGCGAAGAAGAGAAGAAAAAACAGGAGGCCGAGTTGAGAGTTCGTCGTCCGTCACGTTTCGAAGTACTGCCCGCACCCGATATACTCAGTCTACGTCAAATCGCCAACGATGAAATGCTGCCGCCCAAACAACGTCAGGAGTCATTCACTAACAACGTGGGACCACGCAAATCCATTTTAAAAAAGACAAACTCATTCAATCTAAAAACCTATGCACCTACCTCACCGCACAGCCCGAACATTACGCCCTACACCACCATCACTGGCACTGAGCATCGCATACGCTCCGCCTTCGAAGCGATCTTTCGCAAATCGAACACACTGCAGGATGTCCAACCGGATCCGGATGCTACCAGCATAACGCCGGCGGTCAGCGCCAACGAAGTGCCACTCGTACAGCGTGCCCCCAGCATTTCGAAGAAGGTTCAATTG CAAGCACAAAATACTACGGAGTCTGCGCCTCTCGAGCATAAG CCAACACCTCCGGATACGCCGGATAGCATAAAAAGcaatatattt TCCCAATTAGCTCCCAATTCTCCGGGTCCATCGAAGaagtttaagaaaaataacTGCATT CGACCGCGAAGCTTAAGCTCATCGCCAGTCCATGCCAAAGTTAAAATGAAGTTAGCGAACACAAGATGGGATCAAGCGATGTTGCCACCACCGCCAAAAAAAGGCATACTCCGAAAGTCACACTCGACGACAGATTGTTCCAATCACCGAACAAACGCAATCAAATGGAATACACTCACGGATAACACCCATGCAATGACGGATAAGGATGAGCCAAAA GCAATGAGTATGAAAAAGGCGAAATCGGTGACCTTG ccACGTGAACGCGTGATCGATATGTCGCCGGAAGATCAGAAGAAATGGGAAATGGAAGAAATGTCCAAGTCCATCGATCTGGAGAAGGCCAGTGTAAATATCGATCCATCGCCATTTCAACTGGTCGAACGCACCTCGATACTCAAAGTTCATTCGCTTTTCTCAATGGTTGGCATAAATCATGCCTATGTGACGAAAATCGGACGCCTAGTGGGTGTTGTGGGTCTGAAAGAG CTGCGCAAAGCTATTGAGGACATCAATAGCAATAATTTCGTAgtacaaaatcaaataaaagacGATATTGAAGCCGATCATGGTTCGGCTGTTGAGAAGCCATTATTGGCGCCACCATTGCCGCTGTCACCGCATGCCACCAGTGACAAGGAGGTTAACACCACGGTGACCTCCATGGACTCAGCACTCTCACATTCGGATAATTGCTCTGACATTGAAATGGAGCATATGAAGGGCGAGAGTAGCGGCGAAGAACAATCACAACACCAACAAGATAACACAACACAATACAAtcaacaaacatacacacatacagccacaacaacaacaacgggcACACCATCAACAACTAAGTCGAACAATGAGCCATAG